A window of the Streptomyces griseochromogenes genome harbors these coding sequences:
- a CDS encoding rod shape-determining protein, whose amino-acid sequence MTVSLERLRRCHFAVDVGAARTRVYVKGAGLVVDQPSVAAVNTRTGALIAVGELAQQMTGRTPGYITVVRPIHGGTIVDIEMAQRMLRHLIGDKTRRSLRRRARLRAAACTPHAADPLAQRATIETLVGLGARRVELVDTLIAAAVGCGLPVDRPEATMIMVCGAAATQVAVLSLGSVVTAERIPVGGEAVEHAIMQHLRHQHALLLPSQAVRPLQLALSGNGTAPHGPASTEIQGRDVVTGLARSVRVDTAAMRDAIQTPLTAVMDGIGKVLRECPPDLVADLPERGIVMVGGSARMPGLDQMLRRATGVPVYIAERPDVCAIEGLGAMLEGRIEPMLLGPLAT is encoded by the coding sequence GTGACCGTCAGTCTGGAGCGATTGCGCCGCTGCCACTTCGCCGTCGACGTGGGCGCGGCCCGCACCCGGGTCTACGTGAAGGGTGCCGGTCTCGTCGTCGACCAGCCCTCGGTCGCGGCCGTGAACACCCGTACGGGGGCGCTCATCGCGGTGGGTGAGCTGGCGCAGCAGATGACGGGGAGGACGCCGGGTTACATCACGGTCGTACGGCCCATCCACGGTGGCACGATCGTCGACATCGAGATGGCCCAGCGCATGCTGCGCCATCTGATCGGTGACAAGACGCGCCGCAGCCTGCGCCGCAGAGCCCGGCTGCGGGCGGCGGCATGCACCCCGCACGCCGCCGATCCGCTGGCCCAGCGGGCGACGATCGAGACGCTGGTCGGGCTGGGCGCGCGGCGTGTGGAGCTGGTGGACACGCTCATCGCGGCCGCCGTGGGGTGCGGGCTGCCCGTGGACCGGCCCGAGGCCACCATGATCATGGTGTGCGGGGCGGCGGCCACGCAGGTGGCCGTGCTCTCTCTCGGGTCCGTCGTCACCGCGGAGCGGATCCCGGTCGGCGGGGAGGCCGTCGAGCACGCGATCATGCAGCATCTGCGGCACCAGCACGCGCTGCTGCTGCCCAGCCAGGCCGTGCGGCCGCTGCAGCTCGCCCTGTCCGGCAACGGGACCGCCCCGCACGGGCCGGCCTCGACGGAGATCCAGGGGCGGGACGTGGTGACCGGCCTTGCCCGCAGCGTGCGGGTCGACACAGCCGCCATGCGCGACGCCATCCAGACCCCGCTGACGGCCGTCATGGACGGCATCGGCAAGGTGCTGCGGGAGTGCCCGCCCGACCTGGTGGCCGATCTCCCCGAGCGCGGGATCGTGATGGTCGGCGGTTCCGCGCGGATGCCCGGCCTGGACCAGATGCTGCGCCGGGCGACGGGCGTCCCGGTGTACATCGCGGAACGGCCCGACGTGTGCGCCATAGAAGGCCTCGGTGCCATGCTGGAAGGCCGGATCGAGCCGATGCTCCTCGGCCCGCTGGCCACCTGA
- a CDS encoding MFS transporter, which translates to MRSWWPLVAVCLGSFVFLLDTTVLSVALPAIGAGLSAPLSALQWVVNVYTLVLAVLMLTMGALADRLGARTVYVAGLAVFGVASLLCGLAPDAGALIAARGVQGVGGAAMAVTAFALIGSVYRGPDLGRAMGVFGAVTGLAAAAGPMLGGVLTQYLDWRAVFFLNLPLVAVTVALSLRVLAPGRQGTGTRVDLPGVIAFAVCAGSLTHALTRVGEAGWSSPGVLAPGALAALGLAVFVRVELRSPAPLLDVRLFSRASFSAVLMCVVASTAAFAALVYTSVWLQSGLGLGPVRAGLALMPLALASFATSLISGRRLHGKSPRAILATGLLLSGIGCALQAGPAAHSSAGALTAGLAVTGIGLGLLGPAMGAAVFAALPPERGGMAAGAMTTFRQLGQTLGVAVFGVLFQHGGAVGLNRVLIAAAAAAITGSVLACVFVPKPAARKTSSPSRGNLTGSR; encoded by the coding sequence ATGCGCTCATGGTGGCCCTTGGTGGCCGTCTGCCTCGGCTCGTTCGTGTTCCTGCTCGACACCACCGTGCTGTCCGTCGCCCTGCCCGCCATCGGGGCGGGGCTGTCCGCCCCGCTGTCCGCGCTGCAGTGGGTGGTCAATGTCTACACGCTGGTCCTGGCCGTACTGATGCTCACGATGGGGGCGTTGGCGGACCGGCTCGGTGCGCGCACGGTGTACGTCGCCGGACTGGCCGTCTTCGGCGTCGCGTCGCTGCTGTGCGGCCTGGCCCCGGACGCGGGTGCCCTGATCGCGGCCCGCGGGGTGCAGGGCGTCGGCGGCGCGGCGATGGCGGTGACCGCGTTCGCCCTGATCGGCTCCGTCTACCGGGGCCCCGACCTGGGCCGGGCCATGGGCGTCTTCGGCGCGGTGACCGGCCTGGCCGCCGCCGCGGGCCCGATGCTCGGCGGCGTCCTCACCCAGTACCTCGACTGGCGTGCGGTCTTCTTCCTCAACCTCCCCCTCGTCGCCGTGACCGTCGCCCTGTCCCTTCGGGTGCTGGCCCCGGGGCGGCAGGGCACCGGCACGCGCGTCGATCTGCCGGGCGTGATCGCCTTCGCCGTGTGTGCGGGGTCGCTCACCCACGCCCTGACACGGGTTGGCGAAGCGGGCTGGTCCTCGCCCGGAGTGCTGGCGCCCGGGGCACTCGCCGCCCTCGGCCTCGCCGTCTTCGTCCGCGTCGAACTGCGCAGCCCCGCACCGCTGTTGGACGTGCGGCTGTTCTCCCGGGCGTCGTTCTCGGCCGTGCTGATGTGCGTGGTCGCCTCCACCGCCGCCTTCGCCGCGCTCGTCTACACCTCGGTGTGGCTGCAGTCCGGGCTGGGCCTGGGGCCGGTGCGCGCCGGGCTCGCGCTCATGCCGCTCGCCCTGGCCTCCTTCGCCACCTCACTGATCAGCGGACGCAGGCTGCACGGAAAGTCCCCGCGGGCCATCCTCGCCACCGGCCTGCTGCTGAGCGGCATCGGCTGCGCACTGCAGGCCGGGCCGGCCGCGCACTCGTCCGCCGGCGCTCTCACGGCGGGACTGGCCGTCACGGGCATCGGGCTGGGGCTGCTGGGCCCGGCCATGGGGGCCGCGGTGTTCGCGGCGCTGCCACCGGAGCGGGGAGGTATGGCCGCCGGCGCCATGACCACCTTCCGGCAGCTGGGCCAGACCCTCGGGGTCGCGGTCTTCGGCGTGCTGTTCCAGCACGGTGGTGCCGTGGGCCTGAACCGGGTCCTGATCGCCGCGGCCGCTGCCGCGATCACCGGCTCCGTACTCGCCTGCGTCTTCGTGCCGAAACCGGCGGCGCGGAAGACGTCGTCCCCCTCCCGCGGGAACCTCACCGGCTCCCGGTGA
- a CDS encoding Lrp/AsnC family transcriptional regulator, protein MKTDTVTLDDIDRGLVHALQIDGRAPFRLIGEALGVSENTVARRYRRLRGADVLRVVGTLNGARLGYNAWTIRLRCTPDSADAISKALAARPDTSYVHLLSGGTEISCSTQTPTSDESEALLLNKLPRTSRITSVSAHLLLGNHALPNNWAGPARLAPEQAALLAPPPAEDGDVSLGPADRPLFDLLSRDGRASHTELAAATGWSEATVRRRLIALRRAGALVFLVDIPPAALGFRTEARLWMSVRPSRLTAVAAALAAHPEVSLVAQTTGQTNLLAAVNCRDSLDLARYLTERVASLDAIHTMETAPVIRTVKRSGALLPLERRR, encoded by the coding sequence ATGAAGACGGATACCGTCACCCTGGACGACATCGATCGGGGTCTGGTGCATGCTCTGCAGATCGACGGCCGGGCCCCGTTCCGCCTCATCGGCGAAGCCCTCGGCGTCTCCGAGAACACGGTCGCCCGGCGCTACCGCCGCCTGCGCGGCGCCGACGTCCTGCGCGTGGTCGGCACGCTCAACGGCGCCCGCCTCGGCTACAACGCCTGGACCATCCGGCTGCGGTGCACCCCGGACTCCGCCGACGCCATCAGCAAGGCTCTCGCCGCCCGCCCCGACACCTCGTACGTACATCTGCTCTCCGGCGGCACCGAGATCTCCTGCAGCACCCAGACGCCCACCAGCGACGAGAGCGAGGCCCTGCTGCTGAACAAGCTGCCCCGAACCAGCCGCATCACGTCCGTCTCCGCCCATCTGCTGCTCGGCAACCACGCGCTGCCCAACAACTGGGCCGGTCCCGCCCGCCTCGCACCCGAACAGGCCGCGCTGCTCGCCCCGCCGCCCGCCGAGGACGGCGACGTGTCCCTCGGGCCGGCGGACCGCCCGCTCTTCGACCTGCTGTCACGGGACGGACGGGCGAGCCACACCGAACTCGCCGCCGCGACGGGCTGGTCCGAGGCGACCGTGCGACGCCGGCTCATCGCACTGCGCCGGGCGGGCGCACTCGTCTTCCTGGTCGACATCCCGCCGGCCGCGCTCGGTTTCCGCACCGAGGCCCGTCTGTGGATGTCCGTACGGCCCTCCCGGCTCACCGCCGTGGCGGCGGCGCTGGCCGCTCATCCCGAGGTCTCGCTCGTGGCACAGACCACCGGGCAGACCAATCTCCTCGCGGCCGTCAACTGCCGGGACTCCCTCGACCTCGCGCGGTACCTGACCGAGCGGGTCGCCTCCCTGGACGCGATCCACACGATGGAGACAGCTCCCGTGATCCGCACGGTGAAGCGGTCCGGCGCCCTGCTTCCGCTCGAACGCCGCAGGTGA